In a genomic window of Stakelama saccharophila:
- a CDS encoding alpha/beta hydrolase translates to MPRRLSLLFGILVLAGCSPQPAGTQADRERAADRAQPSGSESVAAGAAAGRAEMLTAADGERVFATYYAADDPKAIILLFHQAGASRAEYDTIAPRLVRAGYSALAIDQRSGGAMFGANRTVRARGGSVDAYLQTMPDLEAAFAWAQARKLPVVLWGSSYSASLIFVLAARHPGETAAILSFSPGEYLDDGHAIRDAAAKVTAPSFITAASDPEEIAKARAIFESLPGDDDIFYEPEHGVHGSSTLIAARDPQGAAANWEPVIRFLKTTLG, encoded by the coding sequence ATGCCCCGGCGGCTGTCGCTGCTTTTCGGCATATTGGTGCTGGCGGGCTGTTCGCCCCAGCCGGCAGGGACGCAGGCTGATCGGGAACGCGCTGCCGATCGCGCGCAACCGTCGGGCAGCGAGTCCGTCGCAGCCGGCGCGGCCGCCGGAAGGGCGGAGATGCTGACCGCGGCGGACGGCGAGCGCGTTTTCGCCACTTATTATGCCGCCGACGATCCGAAAGCCATCATCCTCCTTTTTCACCAGGCGGGCGCGAGCAGGGCCGAATATGACACGATCGCGCCGCGGCTGGTTCGTGCCGGCTATTCGGCGCTGGCGATCGACCAGCGTTCGGGCGGCGCGATGTTCGGCGCCAACCGTACGGTGCGGGCTCGCGGCGGATCGGTCGACGCGTATCTGCAGACGATGCCGGATCTGGAAGCCGCCTTCGCCTGGGCGCAAGCCAGGAAACTGCCGGTCGTCCTGTGGGGCAGCAGCTATTCGGCTTCGCTGATATTCGTGCTGGCTGCCCGCCATCCGGGCGAAACCGCAGCCATCCTCTCCTTCTCTCCGGGCGAATATCTGGACGACGGCCATGCCATTCGCGACGCCGCGGCGAAGGTGACGGCGCCCAGCTTCATCACCGCCGCGAGCGATCCGGAAGAGATCGCAAAGGCCCGGGCGATCTTCGAGTCGCTGCCGGGCGACGACGACATTTTCTACGAACCCGAACACGGCGTGCATGGTTCGTCCACGCTTATCGCCGCCCGGGACCCGCAAGGCGCCGCGGCGAACTGGGAACCGGTGATACGTTTTCTGAAAACCACGTTGGGATGA
- the thiS gene encoding sulfur carrier protein ThiS: MHKDGTVTIRVNGEHKRVTAGLTLAELAREMGLVPEKVAVERNLEVVPRSTLGEVMVEDGDELEIVHFVGGGDHAVAIEDTWSVAGHSFRSRLIVGTGKYKDFEQNAAAVEASGAEIVTVAVRRVNVSDPKAPMLTDYIDPKKVTYLPNTAGCFTGEEAIRTLRLAREAGGWDLVKLEVLGEAKTLYPDMVETLRATEILAKEGFKPMVYCVDDPIAAKRLEDAGAVAIMPLGAPIGSGLGIQNQVTIRLIVEGANVPVLVDAGVGTASDAGVAMELGCDGVLMNTAIAEAKDSIMMARAMKLAVESGRLSYRAGRMGKRRYADPSSPLSGLI, translated from the coding sequence GTGCATAAGGACGGGACGGTCACCATCCGGGTCAATGGTGAGCACAAGCGCGTTACGGCGGGACTGACGCTTGCCGAGCTTGCGCGCGAGATGGGCCTGGTGCCCGAAAAGGTCGCGGTCGAACGCAACCTGGAGGTCGTGCCGCGCTCGACGCTGGGCGAGGTGATGGTCGAGGATGGCGACGAGCTGGAGATCGTGCACTTCGTCGGCGGCGGCGACCATGCGGTCGCTATCGAGGACACCTGGTCGGTCGCCGGCCACAGCTTCCGCTCCCGCCTGATCGTCGGCACCGGCAAGTACAAGGACTTCGAGCAGAATGCCGCCGCGGTCGAGGCGTCGGGCGCGGAGATCGTGACCGTCGCGGTGCGCCGGGTGAACGTCAGCGATCCGAAGGCGCCGATGCTGACCGACTATATCGACCCGAAAAAGGTCACCTATCTGCCCAACACCGCCGGCTGCTTCACCGGCGAGGAGGCGATCCGCACGCTCAGGCTGGCGCGCGAGGCGGGCGGCTGGGACCTTGTTAAGCTGGAGGTGCTGGGCGAGGCGAAGACGCTCTATCCCGACATGGTCGAGACGCTGCGGGCGACCGAGATCCTGGCCAAGGAAGGCTTCAAGCCGATGGTCTATTGCGTCGACGACCCGATCGCGGCGAAGCGGCTGGAGGATGCCGGCGCGGTGGCGATCATGCCGCTGGGCGCGCCGATCGGCTCTGGCCTCGGCATACAGAATCAGGTGACGATCCGGCTGATCGTGGAGGGCGCGAACGTACCCGTGCTGGTCGATGCGGGGGTGGGAACCGCATCCGATGCGGGCGTCGCGATGGAACTGGGTTGCGACGGCGTGCTGATGAATACCGCGATCGCCGAGGCGAAGGATTCGATCATGATGGCGCGGGCGATGAAGCTCGCGGTGGAGAGCGGCCGACTTTCCTATCGCGCCGGACGGATGGGCAAGCGCCGCTATGCCGATCCTTCAAGCCCGCTTTCGGGCTTGATCTGA
- the aroQ gene encoding type II 3-dehydroquinate dehydratase yields MADAIYVLNGPNLNLLGLREPEIYGSDTLDDIAGQLEDRARELDLVIDMRQSNHEGHLIDWLHEAQSQGAKAVILNPGGYTHTSVALHDAVKAITTPVIEIHLSNPHAREDFRHVSYVGRAARGTVAGFGALSYILALEAAARI; encoded by the coding sequence TTGGCCGACGCGATCTATGTCCTCAACGGACCCAATCTTAACCTACTCGGCCTGCGCGAGCCGGAAATCTACGGATCGGACACGCTCGACGACATCGCGGGACAACTGGAAGACCGGGCGCGCGAACTCGATCTCGTGATCGACATGCGGCAATCGAACCATGAAGGCCACCTGATCGACTGGCTGCACGAGGCGCAGTCCCAGGGGGCTAAGGCGGTGATCCTCAATCCCGGAGGCTATACCCACACCTCCGTGGCGTTGCACGACGCGGTGAAGGCGATAACCACGCCGGTCATCGAGATACATCTTTCCAACCCGCATGCGCGCGAGGACTTCCGGCATGTCAGCTATGTCGGCCGTGCCGCACGCGGAACCGTGGCGGGCTTCGGCGCGCTTTCCTACATCCTCGCGCTTGAAGCTGCCGCGCGCATCTGA
- the accB gene encoding acetyl-CoA carboxylase biotin carboxyl carrier protein: MAEETNHSGAMQIDIDLIRQLAGVLDDTQLTEIEVEDGDRKVRVARKAAAAAAQYHQAPPMPAAPQPQVSASAAPTADPVGPSTSDVDAVKSPMVGTAYLAAEPGAKPFVSIGQQVAAGDTLLIVEAMKVMNPIAAPAAGTVKQVLVENGQPVEFDQPLVVVE; encoded by the coding sequence ATGGCCGAAGAAACGAATCATTCGGGTGCAATGCAGATCGATATCGATCTGATCCGCCAGCTCGCGGGCGTTCTCGACGACACGCAACTGACCGAAATCGAGGTCGAGGATGGCGACCGCAAGGTTCGCGTCGCGCGCAAAGCCGCAGCGGCGGCCGCGCAATATCATCAGGCACCGCCGATGCCGGCAGCGCCGCAGCCGCAGGTTTCCGCCTCCGCGGCGCCCACGGCCGATCCGGTCGGCCCGTCGACAAGCGACGTGGACGCCGTCAAATCGCCGATGGTCGGCACCGCCTATCTCGCCGCCGAACCGGGTGCCAAGCCGTTCGTGTCCATCGGTCAGCAGGTCGCGGCCGGCGACACGCTGCTGATCGTCGAGGCGATGAAGGTGATGAACCCGATCGCCGCACCCGCCGCCGGCACCGTCAAGCAGGTCCTCGTGGAGAACGGCCAGCCGGTCGAGTTCGATCAGCCGCTCGTCGTCGTCGAGTAA
- the accC gene encoding acetyl-CoA carboxylase biotin carboxylase subunit — MREIKKLLIANRGEIALRIHRACHEMGIKTVAVHSTADADAMHVRLADEAICIGPPSATDSYLNIPNIIAAAEISAADAIHPGYGFLSENAKFAEIVESHDILFVGPKPEHIRIMGDKVEAKRSAGNLGLPLVPGSDGPLTDIDEAKQVANTIGYPVLIKAASGGGGRGMKVVPGEDQLETLMRQAGNEAKAAFGDATVYMEKYLGNPRHIEFQVFGDGEGNAVHLGERDCSLQRRHQKVLEEAPSPVLSHAERERMGAIVANAMAEMGYRGAGTIEFLWEDGEFYFIEMNTRLQVEHPVTEAITGLDLVREQIRVAEGKGLSVTQDQVQFHGHAIECRINAEDPRTFAPSPGAVTQFHAPGGMHVRVDSGLYTGYKVPPYYDSMIAKLIVYGTTRERCLMRLRRALEEFVVDGVKTTIPLHQALLDDAEFQKGDYTIKWLEEWLAQQ, encoded by the coding sequence ATGCGTGAGATCAAGAAACTGCTGATCGCCAACCGCGGCGAGATCGCGCTGCGCATCCACCGCGCCTGCCATGAAATGGGCATCAAGACGGTGGCGGTGCATTCGACCGCCGATGCCGACGCGATGCATGTGCGACTCGCCGACGAGGCGATCTGCATCGGCCCGCCATCGGCGACCGACAGCTATCTCAACATCCCCAACATCATCGCCGCAGCCGAAATCTCGGCCGCCGACGCGATCCACCCCGGCTACGGCTTCCTCAGCGAGAACGCCAAGTTCGCCGAGATCGTCGAGAGCCACGACATCCTGTTCGTCGGTCCCAAGCCCGAACATATCCGCATCATGGGCGACAAGGTCGAGGCCAAGCGCAGCGCGGGCAATCTCGGCCTGCCGCTGGTGCCCGGCTCCGACGGGCCGCTGACGGACATTGACGAGGCCAAGCAGGTCGCCAACACGATCGGTTATCCGGTGCTGATCAAGGCGGCGTCGGGCGGCGGCGGACGCGGCATGAAGGTGGTGCCGGGCGAGGACCAGCTCGAGACCCTGATGCGCCAGGCGGGCAACGAGGCGAAGGCGGCGTTCGGCGATGCGACCGTCTATATGGAGAAATATCTCGGCAACCCGCGCCACATCGAATTTCAGGTGTTCGGCGACGGCGAAGGCAATGCCGTCCATCTCGGCGAGCGCGACTGTTCGCTGCAGCGCCGCCACCAGAAGGTGCTGGAGGAAGCCCCTTCGCCCGTGCTCAGCCATGCCGAGCGCGAACGGATGGGCGCGATCGTCGCCAATGCGATGGCGGAAATGGGCTATCGCGGCGCCGGCACGATCGAGTTCCTGTGGGAAGACGGCGAGTTCTACTTCATCGAGATGAACACGCGGCTTCAGGTCGAGCATCCGGTTACCGAGGCGATCACCGGCCTCGACCTGGTGCGCGAACAGATCCGCGTTGCCGAAGGCAAGGGGCTGTCGGTCACCCAGGATCAGGTCCAGTTCCACGGCCACGCCATCGAATGCCGCATCAATGCCGAGGACCCGCGCACCTTCGCGCCCTCGCCCGGCGCGGTGACGCAGTTTCACGCCCCCGGCGGCATGCATGTCCGCGTCGATAGCGGCCTGTACACCGGCTACAAGGTGCCGCCATATTACGACAGCATGATCGCCAAGCTGATCGTCTATGGCACCACGCGCGAGCGGTGCCTGATGCGGCTCCGGCGCGCGCTCGAGGAGTTCGTGGTCGACGGCGTCAAAACGACGATTCCGCTGCATCAGGCGCTTCTCGACGACGCCGAGTTCCAGAAGGGCGACTACACGATCAAATGGCTTGAGGAGTGGCTGGCGCAGCAATGA
- the arsC gene encoding arsenate reductase (glutaredoxin) (This arsenate reductase requires both glutathione and glutaredoxin to convert arsenate to arsenite, after which the efflux transporter formed by ArsA and ArsB can extrude the arsenite from the cell, providing resistance.) yields MKATIFHNPRCSKSRETLKLLEAADVPVEVVEYLKTPPSRDRLAALYERAGMPPRDGLRANEAIAKDLGLKSADDDAILDAMAEHPILIERPLVETEKGVRLGRPPEKVREIL; encoded by the coding sequence ATGAAGGCGACGATTTTCCACAACCCGCGCTGTTCGAAATCGCGCGAGACGCTGAAGCTGCTCGAGGCCGCGGACGTTCCGGTCGAGGTCGTGGAATATCTGAAGACGCCGCCCAGCCGCGACCGCCTGGCCGCGTTGTACGAACGCGCCGGGATGCCTCCGCGCGACGGGCTGCGCGCGAACGAGGCGATCGCGAAGGACCTCGGGCTGAAATCGGCCGATGACGACGCCATCCTCGACGCGATGGCCGAGCATCCGATCCTGATCGAACGTCCGCTGGTCGAAACGGAAAAGGGCGTCCGGCTCGGCCGCCCGCCCGAAAAAGTCCGCGAAATCCTGTAG